The DNA sequence ATGCCGAAGCTACAGAAATTACCTAGGcgagaagaaaaagatggtcCTAATTTTCTTTGATACAGCTTAGGAGTCCCAGCAAACAATGTACCCCAGCCACAAAACTTCTCAATGTAGGACACTAGGTTCCTCATTATATGGCATCATTAAGATTTACAAAAAGAAGATAATCGTACGCCGAACATTGAAATGCTAAAAAACAATCATAAGAATCATGATGAACAGAATTAAAGGATCCTACCACAATCAAAAGAATTTGTCAGCCGGTGGCCATTTTACCACCAGAATGATAATTGAGATACCATCTCACAAACTTCTTCAAACCTGTCTGCAGATCTGTAGTGGGCTTATAACCAAGTTCCCTTTGAGCCAGGCTGATATTGGCGTGAGTAAACTGAACATCCCCATTTCGTGGCAGCTTCATACTATGTCTCTTGGCCTTCACTTTCAAGAGCCGCTCCAAAATGCTCACAAGATCTGAAACCGGCACAGGTGAAGTATTCCCCAAATTGAAAATCCGCAATTGAGCCGGGCCCCTCTTCTTCCCACCACTCCCAGTGCTCTTCTCCGCGGTATCCAATGCTGCTAAACACCCTTTCACAATGTCATCGATATAGGTAAAGTCCCTAGCGACCGTGCCATGATTAGGCGCTTCAAAGATCGGAATTGGCTTCCCCCTCAATATATCCCTCGTGAAAAAGAAGTACGCCATATCCGGTCTCCCCCACGGACCATAAACCGTGAAAAATCTCAACCCAGTAAGCGAAAGGCCATAGATATGATTGTAAGTATGTGCGATTTCTTCACCGGCCTTCTTAGTAGCCGCATACAGGCTAGCAGGCTGGTCAGTTCGGTCTCTTTCCGAAAATGGCACCTTAGTATTAAGTCCATAAACCGAACTGGACGATGCCCACACTATCGCGGGTTGTGGGTTAGCGGATTTACAAACCTCTAAAAGATTAACAAGGCCAGCAATGTTACTATGCACGTAAGAGCTAGGATTTTCCATGGCATACCTCACTCCAGCTTGAGCAGCCAAATGCATCACATGAGTAAATGCCACAACTTCGAAAAGCTTACTCAATAGCGCTGAATCATTGATGTCTCCTTCAACAATGAACACGCCGGTGCGCTCCAAATGCACTTGGCGTGCTCGTTTCAATGAGGAATCGTAATAGTTGTTGAAATTATCGAGACCGAGCACGCCGTCTCCACGGCGCTTGAGAGCAGTGGAGACATGGGTTCCGACGAACCCAGCAGCTCCCGTGACGAGCACCGATATGCCGTTACGGGAGCGAACTCGGGCGGAAGAGCGGGCCCGTTTTTCCCAGGCGGGTCCGCCCCAGTTGTAGGTCCGGGAGGAGCGGCGAGAAGGATCGGACGGTAAAGAAGAAGGTGAAGGGGTTCGGAAGAAGAAGAGCAAGATCAAGCCCAAGAACACAAAGGACCAGAAGGTGAGCTTGGTAAGCGATGAGTGCCAGCGATGTCTGTGAATGAACATGGATTTGTCCATCTTGAGTTTCCCTGGAGTTGAGGGAATGTTGTTGAGGTGGGACATTTTCTCAGGAAAATGTGGGAAAATGCCCCAGATAAACGGAGGCTCTTGGTGATCTTGGGATTTGGGTTGGGAATGTATTAGGGTTCGAGGAAGGATTCCCGTGGCGATGGTGTTCAAGATAAAGCAAGTGAGGGGGTGGGGGAGGGGAAGAGCTTTGGTTTGCTTGGTATTGGTGTTCCTTTCCAGCTCTTTTTTCTGCGTATGGAGGGGAGGGGAATCTTTCTGGTTTCTTGGAGGGATGGGCTGCTGTGTCGGTGGTGGTCTTTGATTTTGCGGATGCTTGCGGTGAGAAAGGTCAAGAACTTGAGTTGGATCAAACACCAAGTAGAGAGAAAGGTCAAAGTAATGGAGGATGATGGGAAGAGATCAATACCTCATTGACTCGTATAGGATCATAATTTTAACTCCGAGGAGGAAAAGAACACCAAAAGCTTTCTCCAACGGTGAAGTATTTGTGAAGTGTGGTGGGACTCAGAGAATCAAAGGAGATGCTATTTATTAGATGAAATTAGAGGCTAATTACGAAGGGGTTTTCGGGGTAATTACTCTCCGACTTTTCCAGTCTCCTTTTTTCCAATTGTTTTCATATACAGCTTTCCCCAGGCATTGGAAGATGTGAGAGACCGACTCCCGGGCCTTTGAAACTTCGAATTTGTCCAAGTAAATTCCCCATCTTATGATGACATCATCAAAGTGCACGAATTCTTTTCAGAATAATTTCTTACAACCTCTCAATACTCTACattcaacatttttattatttttttaatttatcaaatatttattatattaataatttaaaaaaattaaaaaaaatttaaaaaaaaaattaaaaataatataaaatgtagagTTTGATAGAAGTTGTGTAACAAAACTCTTCTTTACAATcggttttaagttttttttcttttatttttccatttacaTAATGATTAGTGAAATACGGATAGAAATGCACGATAAACTTAAGCTGAAATGGAAAGGAAGCACAAGCAAAGCAGCATGTGATGTGGGTATGAAAGCTTTTTGGGACTCAAAATGAAGAGTGATATTGAAGAAACTATAACCCAAGGTTCAAAGTTGTGCCCCTCACGGCTCACATAGACCCACCATATGCTCATCGTTAACGTGTTCCACTGTCCTTGTGAGGAATGATATATAAGTcctaaatgcacaatttttgcacaaattcttcacaaaaaaatatcccatcataaaaaagtgtgaaaaatccatattttctttatagggcctacatttttacaaaaagtttgtaCAAGACTTATACATTTGAGACTTATacttaatattattctattcttATAATCCAAAATGTTGCAGGTCGAAGGAATATTATCctaaattttcaagaaaaaaacatatttctcataaaaatatctggatttttaaattttataaattcacaacttatttttcatccatattCCATGAAGATAAATGTTATTTGCAGTTATAAGATATGTAAATCACatgcattcattttgaaaaaaatgaataaatctgagactcatatgaaaaaatcaaatggaCTAcactttattttaaagaaattgcaCGGACTTGCACATTTtaaaactgtatataacattattctaatcCTAAGTTAttcttattatgattattatttcatttataattaatttttaaattctattaatttaagTTAATGTGGCAATTAAGCCAAAAATATACCTAAAGTAAGATCGGAGGCATTGACcgtataaaattcaaataacaaaTCTGGAGGCTTTTAGAAACTACAACTGGTATCAAACTTTCCTCTTCTTTGCTTCAAATTCTCAGTTGCCAATTGCGTCGTTGTACCTTTGAAAGAGCCAATGAATGTACTAATAATAGTTATTTGTTCAACAATCTGGCATCGAGTTCAATGCTTTGGGTGTTGATGCAAGTTCCACCTGGATAAACGATTTTATAGATCCATATCTCATAAATTATAGGTTCGAACACCGAATATTCCACAATCATACTCAGTCTCCTAAAATAATAGATCCATAGTTTACGTTACAGTCGTACAAACAAGCTCAATTACCCAAAAACAAACTAGTTATTGGAATCTTGACTtacaaatataaatcataaaaaatacgaagaaatatagaaaaataaggGGAGTTAGCTCCCTGCTTCTTTTTGTTATGGCTGATGGGCACATTTTTATTTAGAAGAGTTGTTCAATGCTTTGTAAACCTCTGGAGGACTTCAAAGTAGTCTGGGAATGTTTTCTTGGTGCAACCTGGGTCGTTGATGGTGACACTAACATCTCCACAGGCAGCAAGTGAGAATGCCATGGCCATTCTGTGATCATCATATGTGTCTATAGCTGTCACGTTGAGTTTTTCCGGGGGCGTGATCACACAGTAATCTGGTCCTTCTTCAACTGTCGCTCCCAGCTGAAATATCAACCCCATGTGTTAATGCAAGGATGAAGTTTAAGGTGCAGGGATTTCAAATGTACAGAAGCCCACAAGAAACTTTTACCTTCCTGAGTTCTGTGCAGACGGCCACCATCCGTTCTGTCTCTTTTACTCTCCAACTTGCCACTGGAAAATAAGCACGCCAAGAGATCAAAGGGGTTGtttcaaacaaaaatgtaaatCTCAGAAATGTGTATAACCTAGACCTAGAAACAATATAATGTAATATGAAACCAGCTTAAAATAGATACAAATTAGGTCATTGCAAGTTCCATCTACTGGAGAGGAGATTTCAAGATGCTGTGCATTTACCTACACCGCCACTAACAACTAGAGACTAAAACTCATTTTCTCATGCCCCACAGTAAAAAGACCAGCATACCATCTCTTATGGCAGTGGGTCCATCAGCAAAAAGGGCAACTACAGCAAGAGTCATGGCAACATCTGGCATTTTGTTCATATTGACATCGACAGCTCGTAAGTGCTTTCTTCTGGGAGAATCTCGTGGTGGTCCAGTGACGGTGACACTGTTCTCCGTCCAGGTAACTTCAGCACCCATCTTCTCAAGAACTTCAGCGAATTTGACATCTCCCTTAATTAAGGAAAAGTACAGTAAGAACATAATGAAATTTGGCCTATCTAAATTTAACACATACATTAGCTAAACTCATCCAAGGCATAGCAATAGATCGCGTTTAAaagaattttcttcttttaaaaaaataagtcgaAAAGCTTGGCACAATATAAAAAAGTAGTATTGGCATAAGTAATTACCTGCAAACTGCTTGTCCCACAACCTTCAACAGTAACAGTTCCCCCAGTGATTGCTGCACCAGCTAGGAAGTAACTAGCACTTGAAGCGTCACCTTCGACATAAGCATTTCCAGGAGACctaataatatcataaaattatctCAGACCAACCAGCTTTCACAAACTTTTGCAATTCTATGCTAGAGAAACCTACTTGTACTTTTGACCACCTCGGATCAAGAACCGATCCCAGCTATCAGTATGTTCTACTGTGACTCCAAATCGTTCCATCAACTTCAAAGTCATCTCAACATATGGAATGGAAATCAGTTTGTCAACTATCTGAATTTCCACATCTCCCAAAGCCAAAGGAGAAGTCATAAGCAAAGCAGTCAAGTATTGACTACTAATTGACCCAGAGAGCTTCACCTGCAAATGAAGACACGAAACATAAACTAACATTGGTAAAGTTGGCTCAATCTTTGCAAACAACGATCCGGAGGCTTATAACATTTTCCTTGACACAATAAACTAGAAGGTATAGTCAATGGCAGGAGCTAGAATTTCAGGCATTATATTTGAGTaaaaatttcaagtttcaatATCAAGGCTACatttaagaaaaagtaaatcagACACACGAAAAACGCTATCAACATCTTTGTTTCCAGAAATTGCAAGAATTGGAGAATATCTGTTATTTTCCAAGGAAAGCCAAAGGATGGCAGGTGGGTGAGCTGAAATATATACTTGAAATCagttttctcatttttaattcTATAGGTTCAATTCTTTCATATTTCTGTACATAAATAACGGATGCCTAGGAGCTTCAAAAGGCTTTCAAGCAGCAATAGGCCACAACTCACCCAGCAGGTTACAAACTCATTTAAGTCCATTCTTCCAAGATAAAGGCAAAATCACCAGTTGAAATATCACCATAGTCATGCAGCCTAATGTTTCTTGACTCAGCATTATGTCTATCGCAGGACAGCATGATACTAGTTGGTGTCTAATGGTAACATTCCTCTTTCCACACAAAAGGTGCAATGACTAGTTGAAATCTCACAGTACTTCTGCATAATCATGTCTCTTGCATCAGCACATCAAACTTTAAAGCTGGATTgccacaattatttttatacctCTAGCTGTAAATATTGATACCAGACTTGAGAAGACCTTTGGGAATGACAATGTTTTCTCCAGTATCCCACATAAAAAGGGGTAAAAGGGAATGTCGACAGTATATTGAAAAACATTAAAGTACCAAgtacacaaaatattttcttatacgAATTGCAcacattataagaaaaataatctcACCTTACCCCCTGGAAGCCCCCCCTTTCCAATCACTCTCACAGGAGGACAGTTTGTGCCAAGAAAACAATCAGCATCAGCACCAAGCTGCTTAAGACCAGAAACCAAATCCCCaattggtctctctctcattcggGGCACCCCATCAAGTACGTAACTGAAATGTATTGAATAGTATAAAAGGGTCAGTGTAGGGTACAATAACATCAAATGGCACAAAATATATAACTAGAGGCTGCAGAATAATTTTGTGGATTCAAGGAGAACACTCAAGGTAGTGCACTTATTTTACAGAATTTATTCAAAAGCGAGCCTTTAATAGCTCAATAAATAGTCACATGCCatcaaaatgaaataagataagaaaaaaacTCCAATAGATCCAAATAATGATACTCGCGTCTGCAATAATCAAATTCAACAAAGGCTTAGAATCTATTCCAGATGGTTGCCACCATACAGGAGTCCTAAATTCTTGTGGATATGCCAACTCTACAGCATAGACAATATTGTATGAACATGATACACTGCTTAAGTTATATTCAAGAATTAGAATGTTCAAAAAGCAAAATCAGACAGACCTTGAATTTCCACCAGCAGCAACAACTGCAGCTGTCAGTGGACGCATTGCTGTTCCTGCATTTCCAAGGAAAAGTTGAATTTCATCCCTCGATTCTTTGCCCACTGGAAATAAACCACCGCAGCCTTCCACAATTGCTCTTTTAGCTGCCTTGTCCTCTTCGACACTTAGCCCAAGGGTTCTCAATGCACCGAGCATGTAATGAATATCATCACTATCTAACAAGTTGTCTACAACAGTTGTTCCCTGGAgagtaaacaaaaataattattaatgactGCCAGCAGACTGCACTGAGTAAATAATTAGAATAAGAATCAATTTACAATCAATAACTCGAtgcaactaatttttttttacctaaatAGCTaccaaaaagaaataatgaaaacaaagattGGTTCAAGCTTTGGAGGAAATGGCCCGACTTTATAGACCTTCCTAGgaaaataataatgtatttataaCCCAAGTCTATAAAGGGAATAACAGGAGGTGAAATACTCTAAAACCCTTAAACTCGCAACACCGACATTTTATCGTGTGTAAGCTCAATCTATATACTAAGAAGTTAAATTAGTCCAGAACAAGGGAAAAAGGCCTAAAGAATTCTCCTCTTTCCTCGCTCCTTTTCAGATCCAACAGGAAATTGTTGCAAAGTACAAGTACACAACCAATATATCGAAACAAAGACCTATCTTCAAACCAGAAAAATAAGTCATTTCAGTCCCAAGTAAAATCCACATACCCGAAGTCTCATCGACATTCACAAATTAGATTCGTCCAAAATTCTTATATTAGGCTCACAAGCCATGAGAATGAGATGCACAAGTAACTAACTAACGGagatgcaaataatttttttaaatttccagcAATTTCTCCTAACGAATATATATAGCCCAAACCATATTCCTCCACTGCGAAGCGAGAGAAACTAGAGCTACCCACAAGACCGCACCGGTTGTATACCTCAGAGAGAGCAGCCAGGAGCAGAATCCGGTTTGACAGCGACTTGGACCCCGGCAACTTGATAGTACCGGAGATCTCTTGGATGGGTTGCAAGACGATCTCTGGCGCCGTAGACGGCTTTTCTGTTGTGGCAACCGAAGCTGAGACCATAACTGTACCAACTCTACCAGTACTAATCAAGCACGCATTCTTGTGCTTCAAAGTCAAAGAATTTTTGGAGCCGCCCAAGAACTGTGACCTGAAAGTTAGAGAATCCACAGATTTGGGTTTGTGGGATTTAGAATTATTGAGAAAAACTTGGGTGTTATGAGATCGCCCATTGCAGATTCTGCTAACTTGAgccatttctctccctctctctccctcgtaCTCCTAACTTTCTCAAATGGGATTTGCGGGAATTGGAAGATGGGGGGCTTTTGTTGGCGATGGTTGTTGTTAGACTGACTCTCTATCTGAAGTGGGAGGTTTACCAACCCGACTCTGCCACcagaaaatggaaaatggagagagagtgATGAAATTATTTGGTCgaaaaatagtctaatataagggaaaaaaaaatgtttatgcccgatttattattataatctttttaaatttttatataaaatataataaataatttaatttttataatttttaaaataataataatattttatttaacttttaatttttatctcaattcatattatttcaaactcactattcaaatcaaactttctataaattttatactaCTTACAAATTTTATGCagttataaatattagatataaatattttaaattaaaaatatgtaagctgattaacataatctccaatttttgaaattgagaTATAGAGTTTCAAACCCCTTtcttaaatgtaaaaaataaatataaattcaccgagcctatttttaaatctttaaaatattttatcgtCTTCTAAAAGTAAATCATGAAGAACATCTCttctaaaaataatgaatatccTTGTCTTGTGCCAAGACCGATTGCAGGTTGTGCTTGAAACACGTGGTGGTTGTAACTAgtattgtgtttttctttttcttggctTTCAAATGGACTATGGAGAAAGGTATAATTATCGATGGGGGTTGTTGGGAGATTTCTCCGGTTGGGGTTGGTAGTGGTGGTGGCTGCTCCAAATTGCAGTGTCACTTTCTCGCACCAAACCCCTTGATGGGACCCAATTTGTATTATTCACCAATCAAGTCTAATACAGGAagacctataattttttttaatattatttataaaagtgatTAGAAATATGATACTTTAAttaggaaataaaaatattattattttaaaatttgtatataattgtAATGAATCTCAcagtaaataatatatttatatattgacttatatacagtatatttttactttttagtacCTAGAAAGTAAGATCCACGGTGTCTCTTAATATGAAATGAAActtaagttattttgaaaataccttttgtttagatagtaaaaatattttatttttatttttatttttttaaatatatataatataataaataatttaattttttaaaattttaaaataataataatattataaaataataatctaataatattttatttaacttttaactttcatgtaatattatctcatctcatcttactatttaaatcatattaaaaattattctcatcagtcattattcactaCGCCACATCCACAttctattagaaaaaaaaaattataagtgtaaAGTGTGAAAATGAATAGTAACTCGTGCATAGAATTTTTCGAATCTCAATCCAAGATTTCCCACCTCAGACATCCCTAtgataaacaattaaatttggcGTAGAGTGTACTTATGGGTGTTGAAAGCTTCCCAAGATCCATCCATGTAACATAGACCCCGGTGTGATACTAGAAACAAGGGATTAAATAGCAATCAATATTAGGGATGGACAGAACATTGGTCAAGCAAAACCGGCCGTTGAATACTGAAATCGGTCAAAACTAGTAGAGAACCATATAAAAcgatgttatttaatttaaataagttataCTGAGTCGCTTCATTAATTcgagtaagaaaaaaaattcaaaatgactTCGTtaataaaccaaacaaccccATTTTGGTTAGGGCTAAAATTGAAGAGCTCAGCTAGCTATATATCAGTCGGTATTCTTTACGCatagtgattatttttttatttatttttatctaacttAATATACTAAATGTGTTGAATATGCAACTAAATAAactgatgtaaataatttttcaaagcCTTAAACCCATCTATCTCTATCTGATCTTTGGCTCTTATCTCTCCCTCCACAGATCGAAGGTCCCACAAGCTGCTCCTCGTATCTTGTTGTCCTCGTCACGACCTCGATAAGTTTGAATATTaaggtttaatattttttactcccAAGCTATTTCCATTGGCCATCTCTTGTCGTTGTTGTGGATGGTCCAAACTGATGagtattaacataatatattttataatatatatttttaaatgagagtgtttttataaaatattttactaaattattttttattttaaaatataatgatataatatgttgtgaaaaataatatagatttataattttttttatttaaaataggcGATCGGTCGGTATCAATTATCACAATCACTCAAAATATAAAGTTCATGATTTATATGCTTGAAAACTAAATATTGCGTCTCCAAATTATTACATTTCATTAATTTGTACCCTAAATTATAATGAGTGATAATTTGTCTCTTAAGTTCTCAGAACtatcaaattttaataattttaatatgaaaattaagaaaaaacaaTTACTCAATCGATTCAATAGTTCATGATTTGAGAGGCTTTTAGATGCAGGATAGACTTGGGCCTCCAGATCCAAGTCCAATTAAAAGAAACCCATCTTATCCACGTCCATCAATCATACACGGGCTGAATTTCATTCAACCGGTTCAACCAGGCCAGTCTTCTCAAACCGCCCGTTCCCAGGCCAAGGTTTCGAATTCCTCTTCCCAGCACTAGGTTTTAGTTTTCGTAATTCGTCTTCCTCGAATCCATGGAGTCTCTTTCTAGATTTCACAATTGTCACCAAACTCTATACCTCTCTCGCAGTCACCGCCGTTCATCATTCCCTGAACCCATCTCATATCTCTTCCTCAAaatcccatcatcatcatccgtCAGATCTGCATCATCATCGCCATCGCCATCATCGTCATGGCCGGAGCCAAAACTCGCACTCTCTCAGACACTCATGTCCCTCGTCAGAATCACCTTCCCGACCATGGCCTCCACAGCCACGGCAGCATTGCTCTTCACTCTAATGCGATTCGACCCCAAGACCCTCGTTGCTCCAGCGTCCACCCTAGAACCCAGCGGAGAGAGCAGCGGTATGATTATTAGGTACTTTGACCTTAAGGTAAAGATGAAAGTTGTAGACTACGTGATTGAGGTGAAACCCGACGACCAGGCTTGGCACTTGCTGAAATTCCAGATTCGTGGCTATAGTCAAGAGCTCGACTCCGCTAGATATGGGTTCCAAAAAATATTGGCAAAAGACTTGTTATGCCACAAGGCCCATTCTTGCAACATTAGGGGGTGTTTGGAAATGGTTAATGAACTCAAGGACTTGTCCACGGAAATCGAGGCGGCCATGGAAAATTGCACCAACAATGATATCAAGTATTATCTGAGGGATTTCAAGGACTTGGTTGCCCGAGTGAAGGATTCGAAGGGGCAGGTGTTTGGGGCATTGACATATTTTCAGGAGCTGGACCAGGAGGAAGACAACGAGTCATAGCAGAAAGCACTTGTCTCGATGCTTTATGGTTTGTG is a window from the Juglans regia cultivar Chandler chromosome 7, Walnut 2.0, whole genome shotgun sequence genome containing:
- the LOC108981101 gene encoding UDP-glucuronate 4-epimerase 3-like, producing MSHLNNIPSTPGKLKMDKSMFIHRHRWHSSLTKLTFWSFVFLGLILLFFFRTPSPSSLPSDPSRRSSRTYNWGGPAWEKRARSSARVRSRNGISVLVTGAAGFVGTHVSTALKRRGDGVLGLDNFNNYYDSSLKRARQVHLERTGVFIVEGDINDSALLSKLFEVVAFTHVMHLAAQAGVRYAMENPSSYVHSNIAGLVNLLEVCKSANPQPAIVWASSSSVYGLNTKVPFSERDRTDQPASLYAATKKAGEEIAHTYNHIYGLSLTGLRFFTVYGPWGRPDMAYFFFTRDILRGKPIPIFEAPNHGTVARDFTYIDDIVKGCLAALDTAEKSTGSGGKKRGPAQLRIFNLGNTSPVPVSDLVSILERLLKVKAKRHSMKLPRNGDVQFTHANISLAQRELGYKPTTDLQTGLKKFVRWYLNYHSGGKMATG
- the LOC108981100 gene encoding 3-phosphoshikimate 1-carboxyvinyltransferase 2; protein product: MAQVSRICNGRSHNTQVFLNNSKSHKPKSVDSLTFRSQFLGGSKNSLTLKHKNACLISTGRVGTVMVSASVATTEKPSTAPEIVLQPIQEISGTIKLPGSKSLSNRILLLAALSEGTTVVDNLLDSDDIHYMLGALRTLGLSVEEDKAAKRAIVEGCGGLFPVGKESRDEIQLFLGNAGTAMRPLTAAVVAAGGNSSYVLDGVPRMRERPIGDLVSGLKQLGADADCFLGTNCPPVRVIGKGGLPGGKVKLSGSISSQYLTALLMTSPLALGDVEIQIVDKLISIPYVEMTLKLMERFGVTVEHTDSWDRFLIRGGQKYKSPGNAYVEGDASSASYFLAGAAITGGTVTVEGCGTSSLQGDVKFAEVLEKMGAEVTWTENSVTVTGPPRDSPRRKHLRAVDVNMNKMPDVAMTLAVVALFADGPTAIRDVASWRVKETERMVAVCTELRKLGATVEEGPDYCVITPPEKLNVTAIDTYDDHRMAMAFSLAACGDVSVTINDPGCTKKTFPDYFEVLQRFTKH
- the LOC109019025 gene encoding uncharacterized protein LOC109019025, whose product is MESLSRFHNCHQTLYLSRSHRRSSFPEPISYLFLKIPSSSSVRSASSSPSPSSSWPEPKLALSQTLMSLVRITFPTMASTATAALLFTLMRFDPKTLVAPASTLEPSGESSGMIIRYFDLKVKMKVVDYVIEVKPDDQAWHLLKFQIRGYSQELDSARYGFQKILAKDLLCHKAHSCNIRGCLEMVNELKDLSTEIEAAMENCTNNDIKYYLRDFKDLVARVKDSKGQVFGALTYFQELDQEEDNES